The Patescibacteria group bacterium nucleotide sequence CGCTCCATAATCCCTTTAACCCGGTCTGAGCCGAATACCCGCATCAGATCATCGTCCAATGACACAAAGAAACGCGACATGCCTGGATCGCCTTGCCGGCCGGATCGTCCGCGTAACTGATTGTCAATCCGGCGCGATTCGTGACGTTCCGTACCGATTACGTACAGCCCACCCAGCTCCTTCACCTGGTTGGCCGTGTCTTGATTGAACGGATTGCCGCCCAGGACGATATCAACACCGCGGCCGGCCATATTAGTGGCAATTGTCACCGCTCCCGGCTGGCCGGCCTGGGCGATAATTTTGGCTTCTTTCTCGTGGTTCTTGGCATTGAGCATCTGGTGCGGCACGCCTTCGCGCTCCAGCAGCTCGCCCAGCAGTTCGTTCTTTTCGATCGATATCGTACCCACCAGTACCGGCTGGCCGGCTTCGTGGCACTCTTTGATTTCTTTTACCACCGCCTGGAACTTGGCCTCTTCATTTTTATAAATCACATCGTTATGGTCTTTCCGCACCATCGGTTTGTTGGTCGGAATAATGACCACGTCGAGATTGTATATTTTGGAAAATTCTTCCGCTTCGGTCGCAGCCGTCCCTGTCATGCCGGCCAGCTTTTCGTACAATCGAAAATAATTCTGGAATGTAATTGTCGCCATGGTGCGGCTTTCCTGTTTGATGTCTACCCCTTCTTTTGCTTCGATGGCCTGGTGCAAGCCTTCCGAATAGCGCCGACCGTGCATCAGCCGGCCGGTGAATTCATCCACGATGATTACTTCCCCGTCTTTGACCACATAATCTTTGTCCCGGCGGAATAGCGCGTGCGCCTTTAGCGCCTCTTCCAGGTGGTGCACCGTATCGATGCCGCCCTCAACGTAAAGATTCTCAATGCCCAGCCATTTCTCCATTTTTGAAATACCGGCTTCGGTCAGCGTGGCCGCGCGCATTTTTTCATCGACATTGTAATCCTCATCAATCAGCAAGCGCGGCACCAATTGAGCAAATTTCTTATAGAGCTCATTTGATTCTTCGGCCGGTGCGGATATGATCAACGGTGTTCGGGCTTCATCGATCAGAATGCTGTCTACTTCATCGACAATGGCATAATGTAGCGGCCGCTGGACCTTGTCACCCTGGCGATAGACCATATTGTCTCTGAGATAGTCGAAGCCGAATTCATTGTTCGTCCCGTATGTAATGTCGGCTCGATAAGCTTCGGCTCGGGATACCGGGCGTAAGAATCGCCCATTCTCTTCGTCTGGTTTATATTCGGGATCGTAAATATAAGCGGACTCGTGCTGAATACTGGCCGTGCTCATTCCCAGGGCGTGGTAAACCGCACCCATCCAGACCGCGTCCCGACCGGCCAGATAATCATTCACTGTGACCAAATGGGCGCCCTGGCCACTGAGCGCGTTGAGGTAGAGCGGCAGTGTGGCGACCAGCGTTTTTCCTTCACCGGTTTTCATTTCGGAAATCTTGCCCTGGTGCAATACCAGACCGCCCACCAGTTGGGAATCAAAGTGCCTCATTTTGAGCCGACGACGGCCGGTTTCGCGGACAACGGCAAAAGCCTCGGCGGTGATATCGTCGAGCTTGGCACCATTGACCAGTTTTTGTCGGAACTCTGCCGTTTTGGCTCGCAGCTCATCATCAGACAACGATTGCAGAGCCGGCTCAAACGCATTTATGGCCTCAATTTGTCCCTTGAGACGGTCGACCACCCGCTGATTTGAATCACCAAGTATTTTTCCAAATATCGACATAGGTATATTAACGAAGTAGTTTGATAAACTGGCCCGGCGTGGTTGCGTTGAGTGCCAGGCGCTCCATGGGATCCAGGTCAGTCATTTGCTTGTCCAAAATCCGATTAACTTTCTCAAGATATCCCACCACGCATCGACTAGAGCGTAATATGTCCATCGCGGGACCGCTAATTAGCGGCGTGTATACCTTGCGAATTCCGGCATGTATAATCAGGAAGGCGGCGGCTCGTCCGATGACCTTATCAAATATGAGCGCCCCGTCAAGTTCGCGGCCATGCTGATTGATGGCTTCGGCCAATGGCGACAAACCGCTCATATTGGAACGGAACAGCAATCGCTTGTTTTTTATGATGATAGTGGACCAGGGGCCGTCTCGAAACCGCTCCAGTTCCTCTTTGGTATGGCTCATTTTCCGTCGATTGGGCTGTTTTGAGTGGTACCCAGATGTGAATTATACCAAATATTGGGATAATTTCCAAGCCTAATAGAAAAAGTCGTCTACCGTTCGTGGAGACGACCACTTGCCGATCGGTTGAGCTATGCCACCAGACCGGTTCATTCTGGGGTTAGCCTCAACTCCGCCATTACATCCCGAACCAAGTTGTCGAGTTCAAAGGTTCCGCAGGTACACTTCCCACGCCAATCGGGGTGTAGCGGACAACTTCTTAGGTGTTCAGTTCGAGATGGCACCTGATCAGAAGTTTGCCCTAGTTTACTGGATAGCGTTTGGATCTCCTCAAGGCCACAGTGGCACGTTCTAGTAAGGTCGGTGGGGCATACTGGTTCGTGCCTACCGCGCTTTCCCCGCTCCAAACACACCTGCGCCCGAGTGATCATTTGGATAAACCTGATTTCCTCCTTGGTAGCCAAGTTACTTGCCCTCCTCATTCGCAACGCCTTGGTTCAGTATCGCACTACTCGTACGTAAGTCGTGGGACATCAATCAGGCGGTTGAATTATAGCAAGACGTAGGTATTAATCCAAGCCCAAGATAAAAGGCTGGCTGGCGCCAACCTATCGAACCATGGCTTCTCCGCACGGCTCTGCTTCAGTGTTGGGCTGGGCCACACCAGCCAGTACGTTTATGATTTCCTCGCCCACGTCCTCTGCTGCCGTGTTGCCCGCTGAAATTGCCCACCGGAACGGATACAGCGTCTGGCGATAGAATTCGCCTCTGAGATTTCGCATCCTAATGAACACCGTGTAATCGACGACTGGCATCTCGACCGGTATCGGCAACATGTCGATGGACAGAACACTATACGTGTCAACTATCCGACGTACATCGATGCGTTGTCCCGATACAGCCTCAACCGTCAGACTAACCACGCAGTCAATGCCCAGCGGCAACTCGGCGAACAAGTTGACGGCATCGAATCCTAGCCAGCGCACCTCCGGCTCATGAATCTGGCAACCATGTCTCCGTAGATATGTGGCCAGCACCTCGAGAAACCCATCATCCTCCGCTTCCGGGTGTAGCAACACCACGCGTCGACTCACCACCAGTGATGGCGATGTCGCGAGCGTTCTGACGACTACCAAACCGGCCAATCCAACCAGGGCTACCATTACTGCCAGGCCCAGCAGTAACTCCGCCAGAGCCACCTGCGCGACCATCTCAGCCACCTCCTTCCGGGTGTGTGCCTACCACAACCAGACCGACCCCCGTAGATTAGACTTTTTTGGGTCGATCTGTCAACCTAGTTATTTTGTTCGTACCAATATAGCCTTTAACCTCGCTTCTTTTGATCGGCTAGCTTTTCTTTGGCTTTGACCAACTGGCGGTTTATTTTGTCGGTAGCCACGTCGATCGCCGCATGCATGTCCGATGCCTTGAGGCCAACCTGGAGTACCCGGCCCGGAATGGTGGCCCATATCTCTACCCGGTTGATGTCCCCGGATTTCTGATTGTGATCATAGTCCAGCTCGTACTTTACCTGTTGAATATGATTGTTGTACTTTATCAGTTTCAAGGCTTTTTCTTGGACATAATCCTTTAGTGATGGTGTTAGCTTGAAATCTTTTCCGGTAATAATGATTCTCATATTTTTCTATATATCTAATTAACAAATATCGGGCGATGGAATCCAAAAGAATTCCGCTATAAAAACTATTTATTGCTTCCTTATTTTTGGTTTGGTAATGTTCGGCGCTCGATCGTATAATGGACGAACCGGCACTTTGTCTGGTGCGGTTAGTTTCACTTTGCTTACTATCCGAGCGATATCAGTTGAATCAACTTTATTTGCCCCATACACTGGCACAGAAAACGCCAGCCCTAATGCATTTGCTACGGTCACTCCCACTCGTATGGCGGTGAATGGGCCCGGCCCACGTATAACGATAATTGAACCGATCTGATCCAGCGGTGTCCTGGATAATTTTACCAGCCGGTCAATGTAACGCAGCAGATCATCACGTTCTTCAAAACCGATCGGCTGGTGTATTTGTTTGACCGCCGCACCTTTCACGATCGCGACCATTATTTCATTCATCGCCGTTGTGTCAATAAACAGGCTTGGTTTATCGGCCATGGAAGGTGATTTTTTACGCGACGCCATCAATGCTATTTGGTTCATTTGAGGCCAGATCAGCCGGCGGGCGCGTCAATCGTTCGGCAACCAGCCTGGGCTTGGGCTTAGCCAGCCGGTCGATGATGACAATGTGCTTATTTTCGATCACGTTAAACAAAAATCGGTCAGTCACCTGCTGGCGATAGTCATACTCTTTAAGCGTAAAGATGGTATATCTGATATCTTGATCAAAGTATTTCTGAAACTTATGCAATAATTGCTTAATCTTATTCCGGTCAACCGTCCCTACGATCAATAAATCGGTGGGCAAATCAGTCCGACCGACGAATAGGCCCGATAATACCATATACTTTATTGTTCCTAGTTGTGATACCGCTCGGGCAAAATCACGCTCCAACAAAATCTGTGATTTCACCATCAGCGCCTTCAGCTCGAAGAATAACGGAAAATCACGCTTCAAAGTAAAGTACTTTTTGCGATCTTTGTCATTTTCTTCCACAATACCGATTTCTTCCAGATTGTGCAGCTCCTGCCGTACGCTGTTGATGCGTTGATCCAGCTTGCGGGTCAGCTCACGCACAAAATAGGACCGGTCGGGATTGCTATAGAATAGCCGGAGTAGTTTAACCCTGGTGGCTGAACCAAAGAGTTGTTCAAGCATTGTTTGCGGTTGACTTTTTTCTTGTTTATGGCTTTATTATAGATAGTTTCTTTGTGGATGTAAAGTCGGGGCGGACTATTGTTTTATACCCAAAAATGGTGTATATATAAATGAGGATGGTATTTGTGTCATCAGTCACCTAAATCATGACCAGATTAAACACCGATTTTGCCTCGTTTTTAATCCACGACCCCCAGTCCACCACTGAGTCGATGGCTTTGTTTGTGGCTCGACCGAGTGAAGCAGAGTTCCAGAGCCTGGGGAGATTATTCGGTGTTTTTCAAATCGTTCCCGGTAATGATCAGGCCCGGCGGATTATCGATTTAATCATTACATCAGCCAAGAATTTTCATTATCAGCAGCTTGAATCAAACGTCGAGCTGGCCTTTGAAAATACTTTGAAACAACTTAACGAAGTTCTGAGCAATGAGATGACTCAGGGCTCGGCGGGGTGGTTGGACGATTGCAATATGCTATTGGGCGTATTGAAGGATAACGACCTCTTCTTCACCCAAACCGGCGATATCCAGGCATTTCTGGCGCATAAGATGCACTTCCTGAATATCCTCGAAAAAACTCGGGGAGTTGAATCGCGTATCAACCCGTTAAAAATATTTTCCCAGACCATTGCCGGCCAGATCGCGTCTGGTGATACGATTGTCTTTGGTACCACCAGCTTGTTGGATTACCTTTCCCAAGAACGTCTGCGTACTATTGTACAATCAAATTCAGCGCATCAATCGTGCGTTGCGCTCGAAAATTTACTATCACCGAATTCCGGCCGGCGCGGATTCGGCGCCCTGATATTCAAGCTCATGCCGGAAACCGTGCCGGCCCAGTCACAACCGCGGCCGTTGTCCCAGCCCGACCCGCGTGGTTCGGCCTCCCAGGAGTCCATGGAACAGCTGATGGGCCGGGAAGAATCGACCAACCAGCTGCTGTCTCCGTCCGCCTGGTTAAATTTCAAACATGCCGCTAATTCTGTCCGTGACCAGGCCAACCGAGTATTTGGCAAGTTGACCAATAAACGTCGTGGAGTCGTGCCGCGTCCGATGCCTCCCGCTCAGCTTTACGTTCCATCACGTGATTTACAAAAACCAATACGACACACCCAGCATCCGTCTAATTGGATTATTTGGCTGGGTCGGATATATGTCGGTATTCGTTCCATCGGGCGATTAGGACAGCAAGCTGCCCGCTTTCTGGTAGGCCTAGTCAGTGGTGGACAAAAGGTTCGCCAGTCATTACACCACCTGCCCACCCGAGCGGCTAATTCTGTGGACGCTAAAGTAAGCGTCTGGCAGAAACTGAATCGTCAGCGGAAAGTTACGTTGATCGTAGCCATCGTGCTAATTTTCATCTTTGCCGAAGGCATGGTCATAATTGGCAAACAAAGAGACAAGGCGACCCAAACCAAAGCTTATCAAAACGCCATTACGGTCGCCCGCCAAAAGATCGACGAAGCCGACGCCGCCCTGCTCTACGCCAACGAAGATAGTGCCCGCAACTTGATCTCCGAGGCTCGCGCGCAGATCGCCAGCATTCCCGAGAAACAGCGCCAGAAGAAATACTTGTCTGACGTCATCGATATCGAAAATAAGCTCGGGGTGATAAACGAAAAGATTAAACACGTCATCACTATTGCCGAGCCGACTGTTTTGTCCAATCTGGCCGATACCACCACCGGAATCAGTCCGGCTGGTTTAATGGGCTTATTAAACGGTAAAATCGTGACTGCGGCCACGAATCAGAAATCGCTTTACGTGACTGACATTGAATCAAAGACTACTACGACCGTTGCGCTCCCAGATACGCTCGCCAGCGAACCAGTTGTCACCGCCCCGCTCAACGCCAAGCAGGGCCTGGTGTTGTTCCAGGATAATACATTGTTGCAATACGACGCCTCAAACAACTCAATTACGCCGCTAACGATTGAGTTTCCCAATCAGGACAAAACACTGGTCAGTGGTGCCGTCTATGTGGATCGGCTGTATTTCGTAGATACGAAGAATAACACGATTCTGCGCCACACTCGCGCCGGAAAGGCTTATTCAAAAGGTACCAGCTGGCTTAGAGATGCTGCCATCAAACTTGATACGACCAAGGCTCTGGCTGTTGATGGATCTGTCTACATTCTACGTGATGACGGCAGCGTGACAAAATATACCGGTGGAGAAGTTGATTCTTCTTTTACTCTAACCGCAACCGATCCGGCTCTGTCTAACCCGACCAAGCTCTATGCTACCACCAGTTCCGACATGCTATACGTGCTCGATCCGACCAACAAGCGCCTGGTGGCCTACACCAAGGCTACCGGCAAATTCAAGCAGCAATACACCTCGGACAAATTCGACGCGTTAATAGACTTCACTATCGACCCCGGCGCCAAGAAAGCCTACCTGCTCAATGGTACGATGGTGTATCAGATTGAGTTGTAGCTGAGTCTGGGTATGGAAACAGGATCTCGAATAGACAACCCCGAAAGCTCCGAGCAAACTCTAGTTCGGCTTATTAAAGATAGGGGTGTCGAGGATCCCGAGGTTAGAGATTTATTAACTGGTTGGATAAGCGCGCAAGAAACGGAAGTGGGTAGTTCGGGTGATTACGCCATCGCGCAAGTACGGCTTGAGCTTAGACGTGCAAATCTATTTTTTCAGGCTGGTTACGCCGATGCGGCGCGCGAAAGCTTTGAAGCCGCCAAACTTCTAGCTGCAAACTATCGGCGAGATGATCTTTATATTGCTATTGGGGAAGAGTGGGACGGCATCGAACGCTTACTTGGTGGAAATTAAATAACATCATTCAATAAACTAACCATAGGCGGGCATAACCCCGTACCTATTCTGGTACGGGGCCCGCTTACATGAGTATGTATTATCTGATAACCGGCATACATCAACATAACGCCGTTACCTGCCTCTGAATAAGAAAAACCGAGGTGGTCGCATCGTGTGGGGTACGATTTGCTAACCTCGGTATTTTGGCGGTACCTAACTTCCGATCGTCCACTCGAGCGCGCAGACCATGTCGTCCGTGCCAGTGATGGTGACGAATGGCTGGTCGGTCAAAAGAAGACGATCGATCAGTCTCCGGAGCGGCTCCGGGTCACTGAATTCGCTCTCCCGAGTTTGGGCGTCCGGATTCTGACGTTTCGGACCACTCGGGCAATACGTGGCGGTCACCACCCGCCCGTTCCAGAGTGTAGCCTTCGCTACCACCGGCCCCCTCAAGGATGGGTCGGGGCAGCTCTCGCAAACCAGATCCAGTAGCTGTTCCGGCCTCGCCACAGAAACCTCCTTCAAGTCGTCCCCCTTTCCTTCGGACAATGTACTACCTGTCGACATTGTGTCGATATTCGTAAACAGTTTTATCATAATATACGCGCGCGGTCAAGGGGTGCCCCCTAATTATTGTTTGACAACAACGTGGGCGAGGATGATCATCCTCGCCCACGTTGTTATTATTCTAGCTTACCGGATTATTTCAGCGTAACGCCGGCGCCGGCTTCTTCAAGTTTCTTCTTGATCTCTTCGGCTTGTTCTTTAGCCACGCCTTCTTTGACCATGGCGGGGGCGGAGTCGGCGATCTTCTTCGCGTCCTGAAGGCCCATTTCGGTCACTTCCTTGATCACCTTAATGACGGCGATTTTGTTGCCGCCCGTGCTGGTCAGCTCGATGTTGAATGAGGTTTTTTCCTCGGCGGCATCAGCGCCGTCGCCAGCCGGCGCGGCACCGGCCATCATCATGGGAGCGGCAGCTGATACGCCGAATTTCTCTTCCAGTACTTTGACGAGTTCCGAGAGGTCGAGCACGCTCATGGTCTCGATTTTCTCGATAATCTCTTTGAACTTGGCCGGTACTTCGACCGGTGTCTTCGTTTCTTCGGACATACGTTTATAATTCGATTAATAACTTATTAAGCTGATTGTTTGGCATCGGCGATAGCTCTCATCGCCTGCACCAAACCACGAATGTTACCCTGGCATACATTTACCAAGCCGGATAACGGCGACTTGATGACATAAACAGTCTTGGCAATCAACTCTAATCGTGAAGGTAGGTTGGCTAGCGCCACAGTCTCCGCTGCGGTCAGTGCCTTGCCTTCCAATACTGCTCCGACCATCACCACCTGCGGGTGGGTCTTGGCGAATTGCTTGATAGCCTTGGCCGCCGTAACTTCGTCGGGACTGAAGGCCAGACCGAGATTGCCCTTGGCTGCGTCGAGATCGACATCGGCTACTTTCATGCCTTGCAGTGCTTTTTGCAATAGTGTTTTCTTTGACATGACCAGCTCTGATTGCTGCTGGCGCATTTCCCGGCGCAATAACTCGGCGTCTTTGACCTTGACGCCTTCAAACGTGGCCATGACCGTCAGCTTGTTGGCTTGGAGAGTCTGGGCGATTTTCTCTACTTCTTGCTCTTTGCGAGCGCGTGTTTTAGACATATTCTTCGAACAAAAAAATCTGCGAACTACCGCAGACAAAGCCCTTCCCAGGATCGACCTGGTATTTGCACCTCGGAAGGCAATTAATTAAGCCGGATCTTACGATCGCGACACCCTCTGTCTTTGGTAATACGGGTATTATAACAGGATATATACAAACGTCAAGCTGAGGCGGGAACAATTCACCATTTGGTCAAAAGGTGTTCTGAAATTAAGCAATATTTACCTAATATTAGTGCCGTTTAACCTTTTCGCGAAAAGGTTTCACATTCTATGGGTGGATTATCGTACCCTGAAACGACTTACCAGAGATTGCTTTATTCAAATTAACAATGTTGTTGGCATTAACTACCATCACTGTTATACCTAGCTTTTTAGCCAGCCGCGACGCCACCGGATCAAATGGCGAACTTAATCGCGGGCTCCACCTTTTTGGTACCAGTTTCAAATATTCGCTCCATGTCAAATCGGGTAACGGTTTGGCGTTATGATACTTCTTGGGATTAGCGGTGTAAACGTAATCAATATTCGTCACATTGATAATCGCGCGCGCGCCCATATTCTTAGCCAGCAGGACGGCCACATAATCGGTTGACCGACCGGGTTTCCAGCCCGCCGCTACCACAATCGGACGAGTAATTCTTAGCCGTTCAATCGGATTGATAATTATATCCTGATGCGCCAACCGACCAAATTGTGAACGAACCAATTCGGCGTTCAGGCGCGTTGCGGCAATCCCCACCCGATCAAGATCGTCCGCCGAGAATGTAGCGACAGCTTTGGCGGCATTATAATAATTACGACTTGTGGCTCCTCCCCCGGTCACAATCACGGCCCGTTCGTGATATCGTATTCTCTGCAAAACTATTCGACGAAACTTCGTTAAATATTTCGTGTCAATTTCTTTTGGGACAATGATCGATCCGCCCAGTGAAATGACAATCGTCTGGTTCATTAATCGAGATATTTAGCCTTGTTGATCTTATGCTCATCGAACGTCCGGCTGAATATGGTCCGGCCATCGGGTGCGTTTAGATAATACAGAAAGTCGTTCGGCTCTGGGTTAATCACCGCCTCAATGCTTGACAGCGATGGATTACAAATTGGCCCCGGTGGTAACCCGGTGTTTAAATAGGTATTGTATGGCGAAGCGACTTTTGTATCATCGATTGTGGGTTGTAAACTTTCTTTATTGGTCACGAAGTTTACCGTCGCGTCGGATTGCATCGGCATATTCATGGCCAGGCGTCGTTTGAATAAATCCGCAACCATCCGTCGGTCAGTGTCGCTGCGGACTTCTTTTTCAACAATCGAGGCTAGGGTCAGTGTTTGAAAAAGATTCAAGTCGGTTCGAGCAATCCGATCACGCATTGATTGATCAACTTTGATATTAAAATTATCCAGCATTTTTTGAATTACCTGTGCGGGCGAGGCATCTTTGTAGACTCGATAAGTATCGGGATACAAGAATCCTTCCAGACCGGCTGTGGCGGGTTTGTCGATCAAGAACTCGTAGGTTCGTCCAGGTAATATATCGCGCGAGTCACTAACTGCTGCGACGTTGCGAAAATCAGAGGCCAGAGTTTCCGCGGGTTGCTTTAATTCCGCCGCAAAAGTCCGGCCATAAATATCAGCGATCTGGCGCACGGTCAGGCCTTCTTGAACTAAAAATTTCACCTCATTGGAATCCGCGTCCCCCTTTGTTAGCACCGCCACCAACGTCTCAACACTTTGACCGGTATTGAGTGTGTAGCTGCCGGCTTGCAACTTCGATGTTAAGCCTTCCAGCCAGATATAGATGCGAAAGATTCGATCGTCGCGGATCATCCCAGCCTGTTCCAAATTAACCGAAATTTCCTTGACCGTCTGGCCGGATTTAATTTCAAATGTCAGATTCTTGACCGTAGATCCCGCAGCTGGCGGCTGGAGCAATCTGGTAAAATACCAGAATGCGCCTACCGCTACCAAGATTACTGCCAAGAGTGTTATAACGATAGCGGAGATTGCTTTCATTAGAGGTAACGATGTTTTTTAGTTTGTTCTAGCAACTCAACGATTTTCTTCACATTCTGGGCATGATTGCGGTGGCAGACCAACAACGTATCGTGCGTATCGATAATAACTAGGTTATCGACTCCGGCGGTGGCAATCATTTTTCCAGCCAGACTGTAGATCAGACTGCTGGTGGTCTGAATACCAACATGGTGCCCCTTGATAACATTGTCGATGGCATTTTTTGACAAGGCATCTTTTACCGAACGCCAGTCTCCAATATCGCGCCATGTAAAGTCTGCCGGTATTACCAGCATCTGCTTTTCCTTTTCCATAATGCCATAGTCAATTGAAATCGGTTTGATCTTGGCAAATTCACGTTTGATAGTGACCGTTTCTTTGGGCGTACCCAAGCTGGCTTCAATCGCGACCAAACAGCGATGTGTTGCTGGCAGAAATTTCTTAAATAAACCCTGAAGATAATCTACCCGCCAAAAGAACATGCCGGCATTCCAGAGATATTCCCATTTCTGAAGAAATTTCTCGGCCGCGGCCAGATCGGGTTTCTCGATAAAGCGCTCGACCTTGAAAACCTCATCCTTGCCAAAGACCTCTTTTTGGCTGCCCATTTTAATATATCCATAACCGGTCTCCGGATATGTCGGGTTGATTCCGATTAGCACTGTCCGTTTGGGATTTGATTGTAGTACCCGATCGGCTAACTTTACAAACTTTATATAGGTCGCGACCGGATGTATATAATGATCGGTATTGACTGTAAATATTGTTTCCTGCGGAAATTGTTTATGAACATAGGCAGCTGCCAATCCAATAGCCGCTGCGGTATTGCGCCGTTGCGGTTCGATACAGTACTGCTTCAGTCCAATTTTATCCGCCAGCCTCTTGATCAGCGGGTATTGCTCCTGGCTGGTCGTCAAATAAATATCTTCCGGCTTGAGAAATTTCAGAAGGCGCTTAACAGTCATCTCCAATAGTGTTTCCCGGCCAATCAACGGCTGGATCTGTTTGGGTAATTTTTGGCGCGAAACCGGCCAGAGCCGGGTACCGCTCCCGCCCGATAAAACAATAGCTTTCATGTCTTTATTGTAACAAAAATAATCATGTGTGTCTGTATCTAGGCTGAATCTATATAATTATATACCACCCTTGCATTATATCCCAAATTGTGATATAATTACAATGTTAGTAACAAAACAAAAATAAAAACATCAATGAAAGTGAGCCGATTCAAGTCGGTCTGTTATCTGTCGCTAGCGGCTGGAATAATGTCGTTGCTGTTTTTGTTTCCCGGCGTATCCCGTGCTGATACGCTTGAGCCATCCAGTGATATCATCTATCTGACGAATCGAACCCGGCTCCAAAATGGCCTGAATGCATTGGTCACCAATCCTGCGCTGACGCTAGCGGCTCAA carries:
- the secA gene encoding preprotein translocase subunit SecA; protein product: MSIFGKILGDSNQRVVDRLKGQIEAINAFEPALQSLSDDELRAKTAEFRQKLVNGAKLDDITAEAFAVVRETGRRRLKMRHFDSQLVGGLVLHQGKISEMKTGEGKTLVATLPLYLNALSGQGAHLVTVNDYLAGRDAVWMGAVYHALGMSTASIQHESAYIYDPEYKPDEENGRFLRPVSRAEAYRADITYGTNNEFGFDYLRDNMVYRQGDKVQRPLHYAIVDEVDSILIDEARTPLIISAPAEESNELYKKFAQLVPRLLIDEDYNVDEKMRAATLTEAGISKMEKWLGIENLYVEGGIDTVHHLEEALKAHALFRRDKDYVVKDGEVIIVDEFTGRLMHGRRYSEGLHQAIEAKEGVDIKQESRTMATITFQNYFRLYEKLAGMTGTAATEAEEFSKIYNLDVVIIPTNKPMVRKDHNDVIYKNEEAKFQAVVKEIKECHEAGQPVLVGTISIEKNELLGELLEREGVPHQMLNAKNHEKEAKIIAQAGQPGAVTIATNMAGRGVDIVLGGNPFNQDTANQVKELGGLYVIGTERHESRRIDNQLRGRSGRQGDPGMSRFFVSLDDDLMRVFGSDRVKGIMERFGLPDDMPIENRMISKSIESAQKKVEGHNFDIRKQLVEYDDVMNKHREVVYKKRNETLAAADHEGALKEKVLAMVNDEIEQIVLFHTPEQAQPDWNIKEICETLNTIFPLPSGAKANLDQIIGTAKNKLNEAVLRTDIINYCNDLAFEAYRNLEREVGEPLLMRELTKSVILRSIDTLWVEHLEQMDYLRRGIGLRGYGQRDPLVEYKKEGYGMFTQLMSSIESQVVYNIYKIGQAKQMAYQQVQRQMIESGPSKVAQTGAGQFQQIQAEGEPENNAATNDATIAQPGPIEGTIIQGGVLKSANGEKIGRNDPCPCGATHADGRPKKFKHCHGK
- a CDS encoding DUF1893 domain-containing protein encodes the protein MSHTKEELERFRDGPWSTIIIKNKRLLFRSNMSGLSPLAEAINQHGRELDGALIFDKVIGRAAAFLIIHAGIRKVYTPLISGPAMDILRSSRCVVGYLEKVNRILDKQMTDLDPMERLALNATTPGQFIKLLR
- the raiA gene encoding ribosome-associated translation inhibitor RaiA — its product is MRIIITGKDFKLTPSLKDYVQEKALKLIKYNNHIQQVKYELDYDHNQKSGDINRVEIWATIPGRVLQVGLKASDMHAAIDVATDKINRQLVKAKEKLADQKKRG
- the rplL gene encoding 50S ribosomal protein L7/L12, producing MSEETKTPVEVPAKFKEIIEKIETMSVLDLSELVKVLEEKFGVSAAAPMMMAGAAPAGDGADAAEEKTSFNIELTSTGGNKIAVIKVIKEVTEMGLQDAKKIADSAPAMVKEGVAKEQAEEIKKKLEEAGAGVTLK
- the rplJ gene encoding 50S ribosomal protein L10: MSKTRARKEQEVEKIAQTLQANKLTVMATFEGVKVKDAELLRREMRQQQSELVMSKKTLLQKALQGMKVADVDLDAAKGNLGLAFSPDEVTAAKAIKQFAKTHPQVVMVGAVLEGKALTAAETVALANLPSRLELIAKTVYVIKSPLSGLVNVCQGNIRGLVQAMRAIADAKQSA
- the pyrH gene encoding UMP kinase, whose amino-acid sequence is MNQTIVISLGGSIIVPKEIDTKYLTKFRRIVLQRIRYHERAVIVTGGGATSRNYYNAAKAVATFSADDLDRVGIAATRLNAELVRSQFGRLAHQDIIINPIERLRITRPIVVAAGWKPGRSTDYVAVLLAKNMGARAIINVTNIDYVYTANPKKYHNAKPLPDLTWSEYLKLVPKRWSPRLSSPFDPVASRLAKKLGITVMVVNANNIVNLNKAISGKSFQGTIIHP
- the mltG gene encoding endolytic transglycosylase MltG codes for the protein MKAISAIVITLLAVILVAVGAFWYFTRLLQPPAAGSTVKNLTFEIKSGQTVKEISVNLEQAGMIRDDRIFRIYIWLEGLTSKLQAGSYTLNTGQSVETLVAVLTKGDADSNEVKFLVQEGLTVRQIADIYGRTFAAELKQPAETLASDFRNVAAVSDSRDILPGRTYEFLIDKPATAGLEGFLYPDTYRVYKDASPAQVIQKMLDNFNIKVDQSMRDRIARTDLNLFQTLTLASIVEKEVRSDTDRRMVADLFKRRLAMNMPMQSDATVNFVTNKESLQPTIDDTKVASPYNTYLNTGLPPGPICNPSLSSIEAVINPEPNDFLYYLNAPDGRTIFSRTFDEHKINKAKYLD
- a CDS encoding sugar phosphate nucleotidyltransferase; translated protein: MKAIVLSGGSGTRLWPVSRQKLPKQIQPLIGRETLLEMTVKRLLKFLKPEDIYLTTSQEQYPLIKRLADKIGLKQYCIEPQRRNTAAAIGLAAAYVHKQFPQETIFTVNTDHYIHPVATYIKFVKLADRVLQSNPKRTVLIGINPTYPETGYGYIKMGSQKEVFGKDEVFKVERFIEKPDLAAAEKFLQKWEYLWNAGMFFWRVDYLQGLFKKFLPATHRCLVAIEASLGTPKETVTIKREFAKIKPISIDYGIMEKEKQMLVIPADFTWRDIGDWRSVKDALSKNAIDNVIKGHHVGIQTTSSLIYSLAGKMIATAGVDNLVIIDTHDTLLVCHRNHAQNVKKIVELLEQTKKHRYL